Genomic window (Pseudomonas xantholysinigenes):
ACGCCGGCCTGCGCGCGCACAAGCTGTTCCACCGCAACGTCGAGTACATCGTCCAGGAAGGCCAGATCCTCCTGATCGACGAACACACCGGCCGCACCATGCCGGGCCGCCGCCTGTCCGAGGGCCTGCACCAGGCCATCGAGGCCAAGGAAAACCTGAACATTCAGGCCGAGAGCCAGACCCTGGCCTCGACCACCTTCCAGAACTACTTCCGCCTCTACACCAAGCTGTCCGGCATGACCGGTACCGCCGACACCGAGGCGTTCGAGTTCGCCCAGATCTACGCCCTCAACGTGATGGTCATCCCACCGAACAAACCGTTGGCCCGCAAGGACTTCAACGACCTGGTGTACCTGACCGCCGATGAGAAATACGCCGCGATCATCGCCGACATCAAGGAAAGCATGGCCCAGGGCCGTCCGGTCCTGGTCGGCACCGCGACCATCGAAACCTCCGAGCACATGTCCAACCTGCTCAAGAAGGAAGGCATCGATCACAAGGTCCTCAACGCCAAGTACCACGAGAAAGAAGCCGAGATCATCGCGCAAGCCGGTGCGCCGGGCGCCCTGACCATCGCCACCAACATGGCCGGTCGTGGTACCGACATCCTGCTGGGCGGTAACTGGGAGGCCGAGGTTGCCGCCCTGGACAACCCGAGCGCCGAACAGATCGCCCAGATCAAGGCCGACTGGCAGAAGCGCCACCAGCAGGTGCTGGAGGCCGGTGGCCTGCACGTGATCGCCTCCGAGCGCCACGAGTCGCGGCGTATCGACAACCAGTTGCGTGGCCGTGCCGGTCGTCAGGGCGACGCCGGCTCCAGCCGCTTCTACCTGTCGCTGGAAGACAGCCTGATGCGTATCTTCGCCTCCGACCGGGTGAAGAACTTCATGAAGGCCCTGGGCATGCAGTCCGGCGAAGCCATCGAGCACCGCATGGTCACCAACGCCATCGAGAAGGCGCAGCGCAAGGTCGAAGGCCGCAACTTCGACATCCGCAAGCAGCTCCTCGAATACGACGACGTGGCCAACGAGCAGCGCAAGGTGATCTACCACATGCGCAACAGCCTGCTGGCCGCCGAGAACATCGGCGACACCATCGCCGAGTTCCGTCAGGAAGTGCTCGATGCCACCATCAGCCAGCACATTCCGCCGCAGTCGCTGCCCGAGCAGTGGGACGTGGCCGGCCTGGAAGCCTCGCTGTCCAGCGACTTCGGCATGAAGCTGCCGATCCAGCAGTGGCTCGACGAGGACGATCACCTCTACGAAGAGACCCTGCGCGAGAAGCTGCTCAAGGAAATCACCGACGCCTACCACGAGAAGGAAGACCAGGCCGGCATCGACGCCCTGCGTACCTTCGAGAAGCAGATCCTGCTGCGCGTGCTGGACGACCTGTGGAAAGACCACCTGTCGACCATGGACCACCTGCGTCACGGTATTCACCTGCGCGGTTACGCGCAGAAGAACCCGAAGCAGGAGTACAAGCGCGAGTCGTTCACCCTGTTCCAGGAGCTGCTGGAGTCGATCAAGCGCGACACCATTCGCGTGCTGTCCCACGTGCAGGTGCGCCGCGAAGACCCGGCCGAGGAAGAAGCCCGTCTGCGTCGCGAGGCCGAGGAGCTGGCCAGCCGCATGCAGTTCCAGCACGCCGCCGCGCCGGGCCTGGAAGGCGAGCAACTGGCCGAGGAGGGCGCTGAAGTCGCCGTCGCTTCGGCACCTGTGCGCAACGACATGAAGCTGGGCCGCAACGAGCCGTGCTGGTGTGGTTCGGGCAAGAAGTTCAAGCATTGCCATGGTCAGATTGAATGATCTGAATTCGCCATTGGCTTGAGATCCCGGGGCTGCTTTGCAGCCCATCGCGGCACGAGGCCGCTCCTACAGGAATTGCAACAACCCTGTAGGAGCGGCCTTGTGCCGCGAAAGGGGCGCAAAGCGCCCCCTAATTCCCGACAATTTTCTAGGAGCGCTCTAATGGCTGTTGGTCTTGGTCCCCTGCCCACCCTGCACCCGGTTCCCGGTTTCGAACTCGGTATCGCCTCGGCGGGCATCAAGCGCCCAGGGCGCAAGGATGTGGTGGTGATGCGTTGTGCCGAAGGTTCCAGCGTGGCTGGTGTGTTCACCCTCAACGCCTTCTGCGCCGCCCCGGTGATCCTCTCCAAGCAGCGTGTGCAGGGCACCGTGCGTTACCTGCTGACCAACACCGGCAACGCCAACGCCGGGACCGGCGCACCAGGCCTGGCCGCCGCCGAACGCACCTGCGCCAAGCTCGCCGAGCTGGCGGGGGTGCCGGCTGAGTCCGTGTTGCCATTCTCCACCGGCGTGATCGGCGAGCCGCTGCCGGTCGAGAAGATCGAAGGCGCGCTGCAGGCCGCGCTGGACAATCTGTCGGAAAACAACTGGGCTGAAGCCGCCACCGGCATCATGACCACCGACACCCTGCCCAAGGGCGCCAGCCGCCAGTTCCAGTTCGATGGCAAGACCATCACCGTTACCGGCATCAGCAAAGGCGCGGGCATGATCCGCCCGAACATGGCGACCATGCTCGGCTACATCGCCACCGACGCCAAGGTTGCCCCGGCCGTGCTCAAGGACCTGATGCTCGATGGCGCCAACAAGTCGTTCAACCGCATCACCATCGACGGCGATACCTCGACCAACGACTGCTGCATGCTGATCGCCACCGGCAAGGCCGATGTGCCGGAGGTGACCGAGGCCCGCGGCGAGCTGTTCGAGGCCCTGAAGAAGGCGGTGTTCGAGGTGTGCATGGAAGTGGCCCAGGCCATCGTCCGTGACGGCGAAGGCGCCACCAAGTTTGTCACCGTGCAGGTCAACGGTGGTGGCAATCACCAGGAATGCCTGGACGTCGGCTATGCCGTCGCCCACTCGCCACTGATCAAGACCGCGCTGTTCGCCTCCGACCCCAACTGGGGCCGTATCCTCGCCGCGGTCGGCCGTGCCGGCGTGCCAGCGCTGGATGTCAGCCTGATTGATGTGTACCTGGACAGCGTCTGCATCGCCAGCAAGGGCGGACGCAGCCCGAGCTACACCGAGGAGCAGGGTTCCAAGGTGATGGCCCAGGAGGAGATCACCATCCGTATCGAGCTGGGTCGTGGCCAGTGCAGCGAAACCATCTGGACCACCGATCTGTCCCACGAGTACGTGAAGATCAACGCCGAATACCGTACTTGATATAACTGCGGCCGCCTTACGGCCCTTTCGCGGCACAAGGCCGCTCCTACAAGAGCACGCGATCTCCTGTAGGAGCGGCCTTGTGCCGCGAAAGGGCTGCACGCAGCCCCATTATCCCGAATCCGCTGGAGCCCAATCATGAGCTATCACCTGATCATCGGCGACAAGCTGTATTCCTCCTGGTCGCTACGCGGCGCCCTGGCCCTCGAGCTGGCCGGCGTGCGCTACGAAGAAACCCTGGTCAAGCTCAACCAGCCTGACACCCGCCAACGCCTGCTGGCGTTCTCGGCCACCGCCAAGGTGCCGCTGCTCAAGAGCGAACACGGCGTGATCGCCGACTCTCTGGCCATCGCCGAATACCTCGCCGAACAACACCCCGAAGCCCGCTTGTGGCCCGAGGACGTCGCCGCCCGCGCCCAGGCCCGTTCGGCCTGCGCGCAAATGC
Coding sequences:
- the secA gene encoding preprotein translocase subunit SecA, with product MFAPLLKKLFGSKNEREIKRMLKTVSAVNAFEEKMVALSDEQLRGKTAEFKERLAKGETLDQLLPEAFAVAREAGKRVMGMRHFDVQLIGGMTLHEGMIAEMRTGEGKTLVGTLAVYLNALSGKGVHVVTVNDYLARRDANWMRPLYEFLGLTVGIVSAFQPPEEKRAAYAADITYGTNNEFGFDYLRDNMAFSQDEKFQRELNFAVIDEVDSILIDEARTPLIISGQAEDSSKLYIEINRLIPRLTQHIEEVEGQVTQEGHYTIDEKSRQVELNEAGHQFIEDMLTQSGLLAEGESLYSAHNLGLLTHVYAGLRAHKLFHRNVEYIVQEGQILLIDEHTGRTMPGRRLSEGLHQAIEAKENLNIQAESQTLASTTFQNYFRLYTKLSGMTGTADTEAFEFAQIYALNVMVIPPNKPLARKDFNDLVYLTADEKYAAIIADIKESMAQGRPVLVGTATIETSEHMSNLLKKEGIDHKVLNAKYHEKEAEIIAQAGAPGALTIATNMAGRGTDILLGGNWEAEVAALDNPSAEQIAQIKADWQKRHQQVLEAGGLHVIASERHESRRIDNQLRGRAGRQGDAGSSRFYLSLEDSLMRIFASDRVKNFMKALGMQSGEAIEHRMVTNAIEKAQRKVEGRNFDIRKQLLEYDDVANEQRKVIYHMRNSLLAAENIGDTIAEFRQEVLDATISQHIPPQSLPEQWDVAGLEASLSSDFGMKLPIQQWLDEDDHLYEETLREKLLKEITDAYHEKEDQAGIDALRTFEKQILLRVLDDLWKDHLSTMDHLRHGIHLRGYAQKNPKQEYKRESFTLFQELLESIKRDTIRVLSHVQVRREDPAEEEARLRREAEELASRMQFQHAAAPGLEGEQLAEEGAEVAVASAPVRNDMKLGRNEPCWCGSGKKFKHCHGQIE
- the argJ gene encoding bifunctional glutamate N-acetyltransferase/amino-acid acetyltransferase ArgJ, giving the protein MAVGLGPLPTLHPVPGFELGIASAGIKRPGRKDVVVMRCAEGSSVAGVFTLNAFCAAPVILSKQRVQGTVRYLLTNTGNANAGTGAPGLAAAERTCAKLAELAGVPAESVLPFSTGVIGEPLPVEKIEGALQAALDNLSENNWAEAATGIMTTDTLPKGASRQFQFDGKTITVTGISKGAGMIRPNMATMLGYIATDAKVAPAVLKDLMLDGANKSFNRITIDGDTSTNDCCMLIATGKADVPEVTEARGELFEALKKAVFEVCMEVAQAIVRDGEGATKFVTVQVNGGGNHQECLDVGYAVAHSPLIKTALFASDPNWGRILAAVGRAGVPALDVSLIDVYLDSVCIASKGGRSPSYTEEQGSKVMAQEEITIRIELGRGQCSETIWTTDLSHEYVKINAEYRT